Proteins from one Setaria italica strain Yugu1 chromosome V, Setaria_italica_v2.0, whole genome shotgun sequence genomic window:
- the LOC105914459 gene encoding uncharacterized protein LOC105914459 — protein MLVSGGTRVFLQVYRLTYGKPTPVVPLARTLLGPLMVFRIPLLSGSNFREKLEVLLAVLNLDHAMRFDPPKELADNAGADAKRQYGAEKEWWDDSNRKCLLVIKGSISEGIRVAVPDRDKEDNAIMYSAKEYLGKVDDQFKGSSKTYANTLIQRLVNNKYDGTVGMREHIMRMCNTAAKLKEMKMDISDGFPVYFIMTSLSKEFSQFTINYNAMKDKWSIDKLMAMCVQEEERLKAQRIDYVNQAQDELRKHEYDLFKPKKQQFKKKGQQPPPDKSKWLKESGETSDQRTKPNGEKEGCHFVVVLNIFRETALGFLKCLNKRGNTYLYMRVL, from the exons ATGCTGGTCTCGGGTGGGACGAGGGTCTTTTTACAAGTATACCGGCTCACATATGGCAAACCGACGCCCGTG GTTCCACTGGCTCGAACATTACTGGGGCCATTAATGGTATTCCGCATTCCTCTGTTGAGTGGAAGCAACTTCAGGGAAAAATTGGAGGTTCTGCTTGCAGTGCTGAATCTTGATCATGCTATGAGATTTGATCCTCCTAAGGAACTAGCAGATAATGCTGGTGCTGATGCCAAGAGGCAGTATGGTGCTGAAAAAGAATGGTGGGATGATTCCAACCGAAAGTGTCTCTTGGTAATTAAGGGCTCTATAAGTGAAGGAATAAGGGTTGCTGTCCCTGACCGTGATAAGGAGGATAATGCCATCATGTACTCGGCTAAGGAATACCTTGGCAAAGTTGATGATCAGTTCAAGGGATCATCTAAGACTTATGCAAATACTCTGATTCAGAGGCTTGTAAACAATAAGTATGATGGCACTGTTGGTATGAGGGAGCATATCATGAGAATGTGTAACACGGCAGCAAAGCTGAAGGAAATGAAGATGGATATCTCAGATGGGTTCCCTGTTTATTTCATCATGACTTCACTCTCAAAGGAATTCTCTCAGTTCACAATTAATTACAATGCCATGAAAGATAAGTGGAGCATTGATAAACTGATGGCAATGTGTGTGCAAGAGGAGGAAAGGCTCAAGGCACAAAGGATTGACTATGTCAATCAAGCTCAAGATGAGCTAAGGAAGCATGAGTATGACTTATTTAAGCCTAAGAAACAGCAATTCAAGAAGAAGGGACAACAGCCTCCACCTGATAAAAGCAAGTGGTTGAAGGAGTCTGGTGAAACTAGTGATCAACGCACTAAGCCTAATGGAGAAAAGGAAGGATGCCATTTTGTGGTAGTCTTAAACATCTTCAGAGAGACTGCATTAGGTTTCCTGAAGTGTCTCAATAAGAGAGGTAACACATATTTGTATATGAGAGTCCTTTAG